The Bacteroidia bacterium genomic interval AGCGGAGGTTTTTCCTATTCCGAAAACATAGGTAAGTCCAATTACCCCACGCTTATTTTTTGGTAAGTCTACTCCAGATATTCTTGCCATAATTATCCTTGTCGCTGTTTACACTTAGGGTTCTTTTTGTTGATCACGTACACCCTTCCTTTGCGGCGGATGATTTTGCAATCTGCAGTACGTTTTTTAACTGATGCTCTAACTTTCATCTTTCTTATTTATATCTGTAAACAATACGTCCTTTACTCAGGTCATAAGGAGGAATCTCCAAAGCTACTTTATCACCAGGTAGAATTTTAATGTAGTGCATACGCATTTTTCCAGCGATATGTGCAAGTAATTCATGCCCGTTTTCCAGTTTTACCCGGAAGGTAGCGTTTGGTAGTGCTTCCGTTACTACGCCGTCGATTTTTATAGGAGCTTGTTTAGCCAAAATTCTTGTATTAATTCTCGATAAATTCAAATGTTGATAAAATCTCCGCTTTGTCTTTTCCGATTACAATGCAATGCTCATAATGAGCAGAAGGCTGACGGTCAGTTGAAAATACAGTCCATCCATCCTGTGCAATCTTGATAAAGCGTTTACCCATATTAATCATGGGTTCGATTGCGATCACCAATCCTTCCTGAAGAGGAATGCCTGATCTTTTTCTGCCATAGTTAGGAACTTCTGGTGGCTCATGCAGGTTTTTACCTAATCCATGACCGACCATTTCCCTTACCACACTAAATCCATAGCCTTCTACATATCGTTGAATGGCATTGGAAATATCTCCGAGTCTGTTACCAACTTTGGCCTGCTCAATTCCTTTATACAAAGCTGTTTTGGTAACCTCCATCAAGCGTTTTTTCTTGGCTGAAACCTCGCCCACCGCAAAGGTGTAAGCAGAGTCGCCATAATATCCATTGATTTTGACACCACAATCTATTGATATGATATCGCCATCTTTAAGGATTTGCTTGGCGGAAGGCATCCCGTGCACAACTTCCTCGTTGAGAGAAGTACAAAGGGTTCCTGGAAAAGGAGTTTCGCCAAAAGCTGCCTGATAGTTTTTGAAAGCCGGTATGGCTCCATGATCCCTGATGAAGGTTTCCGCAATGGTATCCAACTCCAAGGTACTAACGCCAGGCTTCACATGCTTCCCAACTTCTCCAAGCGTTTTACCAACAAGTAAAGAACTTTCTCTTATCAGTTCGACCTCTTCCGGGGTCTTGAGTTTTATTTTTCCAGCCGCCATAATCTGATTCTATACTGCAGCCAGGCCACCACCTCTCTTACGTCCTCTCACTCTGCCAGACTGCATCAAACCATCGTAATGACGCATCAATAAGTAACTTTCAACCTGCTGCAGGGTATCCAACACTACTCCAATCATAATGAGGAGGGTAGTTCCACCGAAGAATTGAGCGAATCCAGAAGATGCTCCCAATTGCATAGCTATAGCAGGGAAAATGGATACGAAGGCAAGGAAGATAGATCCCGGCAAGGTAATACGAGACAATACTGTATCGATATAATTTGCGGTTTTCTTTCCAGGCTTCACACCAGGTATAAATCCACCGTTTCTTTTAAGCTGATCTGCAATCTCATTAGGATTAACTGTGATCGCTGTATAGAAGTAGGTGAAGATGATAATCATGAAGAAGAAGATGACGTTATACCAAAATCCGGTATAGTCAGCGAGAACTGCGGCCAATCCTGAAGTTCCGTCTCCAAACAATCCCAGAAGAGAAGTAGGAAGGAACATAATTGCCTGTGCAAAGATGATAGGCATTACCCCAGCTGAATTCACTTTCAAAGGAATGTACTGACGAGCAGCATTTCCGCGTCCCATTTGTCCAAGTCTGTTTCCAGCCATTTGACGGGCGTAGTGAACCGGTATCTTTCGAGTTGCCTGGGTAAGTGCGACCACAGCCATCGTAACAACCCCCAGTGCCAGTATCTCAATGAAGAAGATCATAGGTAGACGAGCGGCCCATTCCTGCAATAGGGCAGAAGGCAGACCTGCAATGATACCAATCATGATCAGGAGAGATACTCCATTTCCGATTCCATTATCTGTAATTCTTTCTCCCAACCATACGAGGAACATAGTACCTGCAGTAAGGATAAATACAGTGGTGATCCAGAAAATAAAGGAGTTTTCAACAACTGCTCCGGGGCTTTGGTTCAGGTAAACTACATAACCAGCTGCCTGACCGCCTGTAATAGCAACAGTGAGGTAACGGGTCATCTGGTTCATTTTCTTCTGACCGCTTTCCCCTTCAGTTCTCAATTTTTGTATAGAAGGAATAACTGCGCCTAAGAGCTGCACAACGATAGATGCAGAGATATAGGGCATAATTCCCAAAGCCAGGATAGATCCACGGGCAAAAGCACCTCCGAGAAATGTGTTGAACAGATCCAGCAGGCCACCACCGTCTCCGGAACCGAATGCCGCACTCAATTGTGTGGAATCAATACCAGGAAGGACCACGAAGGTTCCCAATCGAAACACCGCTAACAACAGCAGTGTATACAGGATCCTTTCCCTCAGTTCCTGAATCTTGAATATATTTCTTAATGTATCTATTAAGGCTCTCATAAATTCTAAACTTCAGCAGCCGTTCCACCTGCGGACTCAATCGCCTCTTTCGCGGACTGGCTAAATTTATTCACTTTAACATCAACTTTTGCCTTGAGTTCTCCTCTACCGAGAACCTTCACTAATTGTTTTGTACTGGAAATGATTCCATTATCAAGTAACAATTGGTGATCTATTTCTTTTCCTTTATTGGCTTCGGCAAGAACCTGCAAGGTATCAAGATTTACGACCTTATACTCTACACGGTTTCTGTTTTTAAAACCAAACTTAGGAATACGGCGTTGCAAAGGCATCTGCCCACCTTCAAACCAGGGGCGGAACTTGTATCCACTACGAGACTGAGCACCTTTATGACCTTTGGTCGAAGTACCTCCTCTAGTAGAACCTTGTCCTCTACCTATGCGTTTACGGGTCTTAGTTGCTCCCGCTGCCGGTTTTAGTGTATGAAGTTTCATGTTATTCAGTCTCTTCGATTTTGATCAAATGGCTCACCTTCTTAATCATACCCAAAATCTGAGGGGTACATTCTTTTTCAACAGTGCGGTTGAGCTTACCAAGACCTAAAGCCAGAATAGTGGCTTTCTGATCTTTGGGGCGATTGATCGCACTTTTTACCTGTGTTAATTTAACCTTAGGGTACATCAGATTTATCCTTTATAAACTTTACTTACATCAATTCCCCTTACGCCTGCAAAATCGTTAGCAGTACGCATGTTCGCCAATGCTTTGATAGTAGCCTTTACTACGTTGTGAGGATTAGAAGAACCGAGGCTCTTACCGATCACGTCTTTCACACCCGCAGCTTCAAGCACTGCACGCATCGCACCACCAGCCAGTACTCCTGTACCAGGAGCAGCAGGACGAAGCAGAACTTTCGCGGCACCATATTTAGTGAAGGATTCATGAGGAATAGTTCCTTTTTGAACTTTCACTTTGATCAGGTTTTTCTTAGCGTCGTCAACTCCTTTGGCGATGGAATCAGTTACCTCATTTGCCTTACCCAATCCATATCCAACGATACCATCTCCATTACCAACTACCACGATAGCGGAAAAACTGAAGCGGCGACCACCTTTTACAACCTTTGCAACACGTTTAATCTTAACTACTTTTTCTTGTAGTTCGACGTCGCTGCTCTTAATTCTGTTTTCTTTCTGACTCATAATGTTAGAAATTAAGGCCACCTTCGCGTGCGCCTTCAGCCAAAGCTTTTACTCTACCGTGATATTTATAGCCGCCTCTGTCAAAAACAACCACCTCAATTCCTTTTCCTTTCGCAATTTCAGCCAATTTTTTACCGACTTCTTTGCTCGTATCCATTTTTGAAAGGGCCTGCAAATTTAGCTCTTTTTCGCGAGAAGAACAACTTGCGAGCGTTACGCCAGCATCGTCATCAATCAACTGAGCATAGATTTGCTTATTACTTCTGAAGACAGAAAGACGGGGCTTGTCTGCTGTACCGCTGATGCGAGAACGAAGACGCCTGCGAATTCTGTTTCTCCTCCTAACTTTAAGTGCTGTTCTAGCCATAATATTATTATTTCAGGATGTGGCTCAATGAATTCCGACCCATTAAGCTCCTGCTGTTTTACCTGCTTTTCTTCTGAGTTGCTCACCCACAAACTTGATACCTTTACCTTTGTAGGGCTCTGGTGGTCTGAGGCCGCGGATTTTTGCTGCGATTTGACCGATCAATTGTTTGTCAATGCTGGTCAGTGTGATTAGGGGATTGCTACCTCTTTTAGATTCTGTCTCAACTTTGACTTCATTAGGGAGTACCATAATGATCGGGTGAGAGAATCCGAGAGAAAGTTCCAGCATATTGCCTTTGGCTTCTGCTTTATAACCTACCCCTACAACTTCCATTTTCTTTTCGTATCCCTGAGAAACTCCGATAACCATATTGTTGAGCAGAGAGCGAAACAAGCCGTGCATAGCTTTGTGTCTCTTCTGGTCAGTAGGTCTCTTTACTTCCAGGTTTCCATCTTCTACAGTAACCTCCAGATCTGCGTCAATTTGCTGCTTCAATTCTCCTTTAGGTCCTTTTACAGTAACCACATTGGAGTTGTCAACATTCACGCTAACACCGGCTGGAAGGGATATAATTGCTTTACCTATTCTAGACATTATTCCGGATTAATAAATGTAACACAATATTTCTCCTCCAACGTTTTGCTCTTGCGCATTCTTTCCGGTCATTACACCGTTGGGAGTAGATACGATAGCTATTCCTAGTCCATTTAGCACTCTTGGAATTGCTTTTACCTTGGAGTATTTTCTCAAACCAGGCTTACTTACTCTTTCGAGTTTCGTGATAGCTGGTCTTTTAGTAGCCTTATCGTATTTAAGGGCTATTTTGATACTTCCCTGAGGACCATCATCAACAAATTTGAATTTTCTGATGTATCCCTGGTCATGAAGTACCTTGGTAATCTCTTTCTTCAGATTCGATGCAGGTATCTCTACCACTTTGTGGCCTACCGCCTGCGCGTTTCTGATCCGCGTGAGATAATCTGAGATTGGATCTGTATTCATATTACCAACTTGTTTTCTTAACTCCTGGGATTTTGCCCTGAAGTGCTAGTTCTCTAAACTTAATTCTTGAAATTCCGAAGCGACGGATATATCCTCTAGGTCTTCCTGTGAGTTTGCAACGATTGTGCAGGCGTACAGGAGAAGAGTTTCTGGGTAGCAGAGCTAGTCCCTGGTAATCTCCGGCTTCTTTCAAAGCTTTTCTTTTCGCAGCGAATTTGGCTACTAGCCTCTCGCGCTTTTCTTGTCTTGCTATGATCGCTTTTCTAGCCATATTCGATTATTGCTTAATTTCTGTTCCTTGGAATGGCATACCGAAAGCTTTCAACAATGCGAAGGCTTCTTCATCGGTAGGCGCCGAAGTAACAAAAGTGATATCCATTCCGTCGATACGGTTGATCTTGTCAACGTCGATTTCAGGAAAAATGATCTGCTCTTTGATCCCCATAGTGAAGTTCCCTCTACCGTCAAATCCCTTTCTAGGAATTCCTCTAAAATCCCTTACACGAGGGAGGGCAACATTAATGAAGCGGTCAAGGAATTCGAACATTCTCACTTTTCTCAGCGTAACTTTACAACCAATAGGCATTCCATCACGCAATTTGAAGTTAGAGATACTCTTTTTGGCAATGGTAACAACAGGTTGTTGTCCTGAGATCATGCTAAATTCCTGTACAGCAGCATCGATCAATTTCTTATCTCCTACAGCATCACCCACTCCTCTGTTGAGGACGATTTTCTGTAGAACAGGTACCTGCATGACGGAGTCATAGTTGAACTCTTTGTTCAGCGCAGATACGATCTCTTCTTTGTATTTGGTATATAATCTAGGTTCCATTGCTTTACTTGATTATTTCTCCACTTTTCTTGGAATATCTCACCCAGCCTTTCTTTCCTTCTTCTCTTTTTCTTCCAACGCGAGTTGGGTTCTTAGAACTAGGATCGATCAGCATCAGATTGGAGATATGAATAGCTGCTTCCTGTTGGATGATTCCTCCATCGGGATTTTGTTGTGAGGGCTTCATGTGCTTACTCACCAGTTTCATCCCTTCGACGATAGCGGTTTGATCTTGAGGGAAAACGCGAAGGACTTTCCCGTCTTTTCCTCTATCAGCACCTGCCAGTACACGGACAGTATCGCCTTTCTTTATATGTAATTTATTAGCCATTGCTTTTTCGTATGCGTCGTTATTTATAAAAGACTCTCTTACTTAAGATTAAATCACCTCTGGTGCGAGAGAAACGATCTTCATATAATTCTTCTCACGAAGCTCACGGGCAACCGGGCCGAAGATACGCGTACCTCTGGGACCACCGTCATTTGCCAGGAGCACAGCTGCGTTGTCGTCAAATCTGATATAGGAACCATCCTGGCGACGAATTTCTTTGCGTGTGCGAACAACCACTGCTTTTACCACATCTCCCTTCTTAACACTAGAGGAAGGGTCAGCGGATTTAACTGAGCAGATGATACTATCCCCGATACGCGCGTAGCGCTTACGAGTACCACCGAGGACCCGGATACAGAGCAATTCCTTTGCTCCGCTATTATCTGCAACTTTAAGTCTACTCTCCTGCTGTATCATTGTTTTATCAGATTATGAAAATGAATTTGAGTCGGTGCAAAAATTCTTTTTCCTATTTTGCTTTTTCGATGATTTCAACCAGTCTCCAGCGCTTGCGCTTACTTAAAGGTCTGGTTTCCATAATGCGAACGGTATCTCCCATTCCGCATTGATTATCTTCGTCATGGGCCATGAATCGTGAAGTCTTTTTCACAAACTTTCCATAGATAGGGTGCTTTACCCTTCTTTCTACAGAAACTACGATAGACTTATCCATTTTGTCGCTCACGACTTTGCCTACACGAACTTTTCTAAGATTTCTATTTATTGCTATTTCGCTCATGACTCAAATTTATTGGTTGTCTTGTTCGGCACTCTGCCGTTCACGAAGAATGGTGCTTAGCCTAGCCAGGGTTCTGCGGGATGCCCGAATATCAGAAGGGCTCTCGATAGCAGAAACTGCATGATTGAGTCTCAGTCGAAGCAGTTTGTCTTTTTCGTCGACAATTCTTGCTTCTATTTCCTGAGTAGTCAGTTCTCTAATTTCCTTTGCCTTCATCTTTATTAAGCTTGTAGATCTCTTCTAATTACAAATTTGGTTTTCACCGGAAGTTTGTTGGCTGCCAGACGCAAGGCTTCACGCGCAATAGCTTCGGGTACACCATCAAGTTCAAACAAGATGCGACCAGGTTTTACAACAGCAGCCCATAGTTCAGGGTTACCTTTACCTTTACCCATCCGTACCTCAGCAGGCTTTTTAGTGATAGACTTGTCAGGAAAAATCCTGATCCAAACGTTACCTTCCCTTTTCATTGCACGGGAAATCGTCTGACGACAAGCTTCAATCTGGCGGGAAGTGATAAAATCACTTTCCATGGATTTCAGCCCATAGGAACCGAATGCTATTTCAGCACCACGCCCTGCGTTGCCTTTCATCCTGCCTTTCTGCGGCTTCCTGTATTTTACTTTTTTCGGCTGTAACATTGCTTAACGTTATTTTTTGTGATCGCAGTCAGAGACTACAATACTGTTTATCTATCTTTGTCTCCGCTTTTTACCCCCGCTATTTCCGCCTCTGTTTCCTCTGTTTCCACCTCTATTTCCTCCGCCTCTCTTACGGTCAGATTTTACATTTGGAGAAAGGTCTACTTTACCGAAGATCTCTTTCTTGAAGATCCACACTTTCACACCGATTACTCCATAGATCGTTTTTGCTTCAACCAGGGCGTAATCAATATCTGCGCGAAGTGTTTGGAGAGGAATACGACCTTGCTTGTACTGCTCGGTACGTGCCATTTCAGCTCCTCCTAATCTTCCAGAACACATGATCTTGCAACCTTCAGCTCCTGCACGCATGGTGGCAGCAAGTGCTGACTTCATCGCGCGACGGAAGGAAACACGTCCCTCCAGCTGTTGGGCAACCTGCTGACCTACCAGGGTAGCGTCAAGTTCAGGTCTTTTGATCTCAAAGATGTTGATTTGAACATCCTTGCTGGTTACTTTCTTGATCTCTTCGCGAAGTTTATCAACTTCTTTTCCTCCTTTACCAATCACAATACCTGGACGTGAAGTATGAACAGTGATAGTGATTTTGCGAAGGGTACGCTCAATGATAATTCTTGAGATACCACCGCGAGGAATACGGGCATTTAGATAAGCCCTGATTTTTTCATCTTCGACCAGTTTGTCGGCAAAGTTCTTTCCTCCGAACCAGTTGGATTCCCAACCTTTGATGATGCCGAGTCTAAGTCCTGTTGGATGCGTCTTCTGTCCCAATTTCTTTTATATTATTGGTTATTCTTCGTCTGGAATTTCATCGATGACCAAAGTCACGTGGCAAAAGCGTTTGCGAATCAAGTGCGCTCTCCCTTGAGGTGCAGGCTGCAATCTTTTCAACATGCGAGCTGCATCTACACTGGCTTCTGCTACAAAGTGAGTCCCCACATCAATTCTATCTCCTTCAAATTTCTCTTCGTAGCTGGAAACTGCAGATTTGAGTAGGCGGAGCACAGCAGGAGCTGCAGCACGTGAAGTCAATTTTAGCGTATTGATCGCGTCGAAGACTTCCATTCCTCTAATCTGATCTATCACCATTCTCATTTTTCTAGCTGAAGAACGGTAGTTGCGAAGTTTTACAACGCAAACATCCTCTTTGTCAGCTTTGAGTTGATTGGCGTAGGCAGTTTTGCGTTTGGGCTCCTTTGGAATCCCGGCAGCAATCTTCTCCTTACGGGTCATTTTAACTGTATCTGCCATTTCTATCTTCTTTTATCTTTTCTGTTACCGGCGTGGCCACGAAAGTTTCTAGTAGGAGCAAATTCTCCCAGCTTGTGTCCCACCATGTTTTCTGTGACAAATACCGGAATGT includes:
- the ykgO gene encoding type B 50S ribosomal protein L36; the encoded protein is MKVRASVKKRTADCKIIRRKGRVYVINKKNPKCKQRQG
- the infA gene encoding translation initiation factor IF-1, whose amino-acid sequence is MAKQAPIKIDGVVTEALPNATFRVKLENGHELLAHIAGKMRMHYIKILPGDKVALEIPPYDLSKGRIVYRYK
- the map gene encoding type I methionyl aminopeptidase, producing the protein MAAGKIKLKTPEEVELIRESSLLVGKTLGEVGKHVKPGVSTLELDTIAETFIRDHGAIPAFKNYQAAFGETPFPGTLCTSLNEEVVHGMPSAKQILKDGDIISIDCGVKINGYYGDSAYTFAVGEVSAKKKRLMEVTKTALYKGIEQAKVGNRLGDISNAIQRYVEGYGFSVVREMVGHGLGKNLHEPPEVPNYGRKRSGIPLQEGLVIAIEPMINMGKRFIKIAQDGWTVFSTDRQPSAHYEHCIVIGKDKAEILSTFEFIEN
- the secY gene encoding preprotein translocase subunit SecY yields the protein MRALIDTLRNIFKIQELRERILYTLLLLAVFRLGTFVVLPGIDSTQLSAAFGSGDGGGLLDLFNTFLGGAFARGSILALGIMPYISASIVVQLLGAVIPSIQKLRTEGESGQKKMNQMTRYLTVAITGGQAAGYVVYLNQSPGAVVENSFIFWITTVFILTAGTMFLVWLGERITDNGIGNGVSLLIMIGIIAGLPSALLQEWAARLPMIFFIEILALGVVTMAVVALTQATRKIPVHYARQMAGNRLGQMGRGNAARQYIPLKVNSAGVMPIIFAQAIMFLPTSLLGLFGDGTSGLAAVLADYTGFWYNVIFFFMIIIFTYFYTAITVNPNEIADQLKRNGGFIPGVKPGKKTANYIDTVLSRITLPGSIFLAFVSIFPAIAMQLGASSGFAQFFGGTTLLIMIGVVLDTLQQVESYLLMRHYDGLMQSGRVRGRKRGGGLAAV
- the rplO gene encoding 50S ribosomal protein L15; translation: MKLHTLKPAAGATKTRKRIGRGQGSTRGGTSTKGHKGAQSRSGYKFRPWFEGGQMPLQRRIPKFGFKNRNRVEYKVVNLDTLQVLAEANKGKEIDHQLLLDNGIISSTKQLVKVLGRGELKAKVDVKVNKFSQSAKEAIESAGGTAAEV
- the rpmD gene encoding 50S ribosomal protein L30 translates to MYPKVKLTQVKSAINRPKDQKATILALGLGKLNRTVEKECTPQILGMIKKVSHLIKIEETE
- the rpsE gene encoding 30S ribosomal protein S5 yields the protein MSQKENRIKSSDVELQEKVVKIKRVAKVVKGGRRFSFSAIVVVGNGDGIVGYGLGKANEVTDSIAKGVDDAKKNLIKVKVQKGTIPHESFTKYGAAKVLLRPAAPGTGVLAGGAMRAVLEAAGVKDVIGKSLGSSNPHNVVKATIKALANMRTANDFAGVRGIDVSKVYKG
- the rplR gene encoding 50S ribosomal protein L18, with translation MARTALKVRRRNRIRRRLRSRISGTADKPRLSVFRSNKQIYAQLIDDDAGVTLASCSSREKELNLQALSKMDTSKEVGKKLAEIAKGKGIEVVVFDRGGYKYHGRVKALAEGAREGGLNF
- the rplF gene encoding 50S ribosomal protein L6, whose protein sequence is MSRIGKAIISLPAGVSVNVDNSNVVTVKGPKGELKQQIDADLEVTVEDGNLEVKRPTDQKRHKAMHGLFRSLLNNMVIGVSQGYEKKMEVVGVGYKAEAKGNMLELSLGFSHPIIMVLPNEVKVETESKRGSNPLITLTSIDKQLIGQIAAKIRGLRPPEPYKGKGIKFVGEQLRRKAGKTAGA
- the rpsH gene encoding 30S ribosomal protein S8; translated protein: MNTDPISDYLTRIRNAQAVGHKVVEIPASNLKKEITKVLHDQGYIRKFKFVDDGPQGSIKIALKYDKATKRPAITKLERVSKPGLRKYSKVKAIPRVLNGLGIAIVSTPNGVMTGKNAQEQNVGGEILCYIY
- the rpsN gene encoding 30S ribosomal protein S14; this translates as MARKAIIARQEKRERLVAKFAAKRKALKEAGDYQGLALLPRNSSPVRLHNRCKLTGRPRGYIRRFGISRIKFRELALQGKIPGVKKTSW
- the rplE gene encoding 50S ribosomal protein L5 — translated: MEPRLYTKYKEEIVSALNKEFNYDSVMQVPVLQKIVLNRGVGDAVGDKKLIDAAVQEFSMISGQQPVVTIAKKSISNFKLRDGMPIGCKVTLRKVRMFEFLDRFINVALPRVRDFRGIPRKGFDGRGNFTMGIKEQIIFPEIDVDKINRIDGMDITFVTSAPTDEEAFALLKAFGMPFQGTEIKQ
- the rplX gene encoding 50S ribosomal protein L24, with amino-acid sequence MANKLHIKKGDTVRVLAGADRGKDGKVLRVFPQDQTAIVEGMKLVSKHMKPSQQNPDGGIIQQEAAIHISNLMLIDPSSKNPTRVGRKREEGKKGWVRYSKKSGEIIK
- the rplN gene encoding 50S ribosomal protein L14, which translates into the protein MIQQESRLKVADNSGAKELLCIRVLGGTRKRYARIGDSIICSVKSADPSSSVKKGDVVKAVVVRTRKEIRRQDGSYIRFDDNAAVLLANDGGPRGTRIFGPVARELREKNYMKIVSLAPEVI
- the rpsQ gene encoding 30S ribosomal protein S17: MSEIAINRNLRKVRVGKVVSDKMDKSIVVSVERRVKHPIYGKFVKKTSRFMAHDEDNQCGMGDTVRIMETRPLSKRKRWRLVEIIEKAK
- the rpmC gene encoding 50S ribosomal protein L29, yielding MKAKEIRELTTQEIEARIVDEKDKLLRLRLNHAVSAIESPSDIRASRRTLARLSTILRERQSAEQDNQ
- the rplP gene encoding 50S ribosomal protein L16 — encoded protein: MLQPKKVKYRKPQKGRMKGNAGRGAEIAFGSYGLKSMESDFITSRQIEACRQTISRAMKREGNVWIRIFPDKSITKKPAEVRMGKGKGNPELWAAVVKPGRILFELDGVPEAIAREALRLAANKLPVKTKFVIRRDLQA
- the rpsC gene encoding 30S ribosomal protein S3, which encodes MGQKTHPTGLRLGIIKGWESNWFGGKNFADKLVEDEKIRAYLNARIPRGGISRIIIERTLRKITITVHTSRPGIVIGKGGKEVDKLREEIKKVTSKDVQINIFEIKRPELDATLVGQQVAQQLEGRVSFRRAMKSALAATMRAGAEGCKIMCSGRLGGAEMARTEQYKQGRIPLQTLRADIDYALVEAKTIYGVIGVKVWIFKKEIFGKVDLSPNVKSDRKRGGGNRGGNRGNRGGNSGGKKRRQR
- the rplV gene encoding 50S ribosomal protein L22, which gives rise to MADTVKMTRKEKIAAGIPKEPKRKTAYANQLKADKEDVCVVKLRNYRSSARKMRMVIDQIRGMEVFDAINTLKLTSRAAAPAVLRLLKSAVSSYEEKFEGDRIDVGTHFVAEASVDAARMLKRLQPAPQGRAHLIRKRFCHVTLVIDEIPDEE